Proteins co-encoded in one Arachis hypogaea cultivar Tifrunner chromosome 13, arahy.Tifrunner.gnm2.J5K5, whole genome shotgun sequence genomic window:
- the LOC112732482 gene encoding peroxiredoxin-2F, mitochondrial-like, producing the protein MHNKFLIEDSIYDYVRGRHRLLFTAASARMRKYIENIDKFKAKGIVSVSCVAVNDPYTMNAWVEKLQANSAIEFYGDFDGSFHKSLDLVTDLSSALLGTRSKRWSAYVVDGKVKALNVEEATSDVKVSGADTILGQI; encoded by the coding sequence ATGCACAATAAATTTCTCATAGAGGATTCCATCTATGACTATGTTAGGGGAAGGCACAGGTTGCTATTCACGGCTGCGTCTGCACGGATGCGGAAGTACATCGAAAATATTGATAAGTTTAAGGCCAAAGGGATTGTTTCTGTTAGTTGTGTGGCTGTTAATGATCCATATACTATGAATGCTTGGGTAGAGAAGCTTCAAGCCAATAGTGCTATTGAGTTTTATGGAGACTTCGACGGGAGCTTTCACAAAAGCTTAGATTTAGTTACTGATCTCTCTAGTGCTTTGCTTGGAACTCGATCCAAGAGGTGGTCAGCATACGTGGTAGATGGAAAAGTGAAAGCTCTTAATGTTGAAGAAGCTACATCCGATGTCAAGGTTTCTGGCGCAGACACCATTTTGGGACAGATTTAA